In Saccharomyces eubayanus strain FM1318 chromosome X, whole genome shotgun sequence, the genomic window GGTTATCAATGATGCCTTCGGTATTCAAGAAGGTTTGATGACCACTGTTCATTCCATGACCGCCACTCAAAAGACTGTTGATGGTCCATCTCACAAGGACTGGAGAGGTGGTAGAACCGCTTCCGGTAACATCATCCCATCCTCCACTGGTGCCGCCAAGGCTGTCGGTAAGGTCTTGCCTGAATTGCAAGGTAAGTTGACCGGTATGGCTTTCAGAGTCCCAACTGTCGATGTCTCTGTTGTTGACTTGACTGTTaagttggaaaaggaagccACCTACGATCAAATCAAGAAGGCCGTCAAGGCCGCCGCTGATGGCCCAATGAAGGGTGTTTTGGGTTACACTGAAGACGCTGTTGTCTCCTCCGACTTCTTGGGTGACACTCACGCTTCCATCTTCGATGCTTCCGCTGGTATCCAATTGTCTCCAAAGTTCGTCAAGTTGGTCTCCTGGTACGATAATGAATACGGTTACTCCGCCAGAGTTGTCGACTTGATCGAATATGTCGCCAAGGCTTAAATAAAACGATAACGATAACGATTTTTATATACGACTAAATAAGGCTACTTTTCTAGCCAActttataaataaaagcaTAGATTTGTAGTTACTGCTCTCTAAGCCGAAACAAGTAAAACCATTCCATCCATGACCTCTTCTCTTCCCTCACATACCACTAATGACTATAGATTCCTTGGATATTCTGAAAAACATCGGCGGTTAAAAATCATTACCCGGGCACGATGATTCAGAGGGTTTTGGGACattttaaagatttttcttctttgggaAATAGGTAAACAACCAAATGCTgccttgaaaaaacacaCATATCCACAATATGTGGGTATTGTCAAAAAGCTCACTGCTCTTCGAAGAGGTAACTTTAGGGATTAAGGCTACAGACCTGTAGTTGTTCTTTAATCTTGCTATTAATTATCTTGTTACATATCAAAACATAAAGGGCACGCCAGGACAATTGCATTTTGCTTCGAGTAGAATactagaaaaggaaatacACTGTCACATGT contains:
- the TDH1 gene encoding glyceraldehyde-3-phosphate dehydrogenase (phosphorylating) TDH1, coding for MIRIAINGFGRIGRLVLRLALQRKDIEVVAINDPFITNDYAAYMVKYDSTHGRYPGAVSHDAKHIIIDGHKIATFQERDPANLPWGSLKIDVAVDSTGVFKELDSAQKHIDAGAKKVVITAPSSTAPMFVVGVNHTKYTPDLKIVSNASCTTNCLAPLAKVINDAFGIQEGLMTTVHSMTATQKTVDGPSHKDWRGGRTASGNIIPSSTGAAKAVGKVLPELQGKLTGMAFRVPTVDVSVVDLTVKLEKEATYDQIKKAVKAAADGPMKGVLGYTEDAVVSSDFLGDTHASIFDASAGIQLSPKFVKLVSWYDNEYGYSARVVDLIEYVAKA